CTAGAGCTTCTGTTATTTCTCAGTACCCTGGATGTACCGCCAGACTGTGGAGAACGGCCTTACTTCTATAAGACTCAGGTCGAAAAGGTGAAGGCCATCATGGCTTTTATTACCGCATCACCCCATCGCCATTACACCTTGGAGGAGATTTCGGAACAGTTTCGATTTCCGGTTACCTCCATGAAAAAATGCTTTAAGGGGGTTTACGGCACTTCTATATATGCATATATGAAGGCGTACCGAATGAATGTTGCTGCTGTTCAGCTCCGAAGAAGCGAAGACAGTATAACTTCTATTGCCCTTCAAATGGGATATGATAATGCCAGCAAATTTTCTGCTGCATTTAAGTCTATAATCGGTATGAGCCCGGGCGAATACCGGAGATCAAGCGGATAATCAAGCAAAAAAGGTGCATAACCAAATTGAGGAGATCGGTGCGCTGATCACTTGGCAAGATTTGTTGTCCGAACGGAGCAGCATAATCACATATGGAGTAGTGTAGCTTCCGAATCGTTGTTAAGATAGGTTGAGGTTAGAAACATCTAACCGTTGGCGGTGGTACCGACGTACTGCGCCAATCAGGCAGCAAATTAAACTTACCATTCGGAGGTGAAATCAATGAAAGAACAACGAGGTACGTTCCGTACCATAATCCAGTTTGCGCAGGACTGCAAGCTCAAATTCATACTTTCTGTCGTTTTTGCAGTGATCAGTGTGGCAGGAGGGCTGGTTCCATATGTGGGCGTCTATCAAATGATCCTTCTCTTTTTTGAAGGATCACCATCGCCGGATGTCATTTTGTTCTGGTCAGGAATTAGTGCTTTGGGATACGGGCTTAAGCTGATCTTTTACGGCATTTCCACAACGTTGTCTCATCAGTCTGCATATCAGATCCTGGAGAATATTCGTTTTGCCATCGCTCAAAGCCTGATGTCTGCACCTTTGGGAGAAGTTCAATCACATCCATCGGGCAGGATAAAGAACATTATAGTAGATCGGGTGGAGACCATTGAGCTGCCTTTGGCCCATATGATACCTGAGGGAATTTCAAACCTGCTGCTTCCGGCCGCAGTGTTCCTTTATCTGATTGCTATTGATTGGAGGCTTGCCTTGGCAGCTCTTATCTGCATTCCGCTGGGAGCGGCAGTTTATGGGGTGATGATGAAAAATTACAACACCCAGTATGCAGCATATATGGAGGCGAGCAATCGCGTCAACAGTGTTATTGTGGAATATATCGGCGGAATTCAGGTCATTAAGGCATTTAATCGTTCCTCGGGCTCATATGAGAAGTTTGCTGACGCAGTGGATTCCTTTAAGCAGTTTACACTGAACTGGTATCAAAGCACATGGAAGCTTATGAATCTGGGCGGTGCAGTTCTTCCTTCCACACTTTTGGGAATTCTGCCGATGGGGATGCTGCTTTATCTGGACGGAAGTCTTACCCCGGCGGAGCTGACTTTGGGAATGATTCTTTCCATGAGTATCACCGCACCCGTCGCATGGTTTACGGTTGCGGTAAACGACTGGAAGTCAATCGAATATGCAGTTAAGGATATCAATGAGCTGCTCACCCTTCCCTCTCTGCCGGATACTGCGAGAAACGTACCGCTCTCTTCCTATGAAGTGAAGCTGGAGAACGTGAGCTTTGCCTATAACAAGGACGGCGGGGATGTGTTGCATGATATCAATATAAGACTGCAGGAAGGAAGCTTCAACGCCCTGGTGGGTCCTTCGGGAGGCGGAAAATCAACAATCGCACGTCTGATTGCAAGATTTTGGGATGTGAACGGAGGCTCCATCACCATTGGCGGCACAGATGTGCGTAAAATGCCCCTTGCCCAGCTGGCACGAATGATCAGTTATGTGACTCAGGACACTTATCTTTTCAACTGTTCTCTTCTTGAAAATATTCGTCTGGGAAGGCCCGGCGCTTCAGATCAAGAGGTAATGGCAGCTGCAGAAGCAGCTCAATGCGGGGAATTTATTTCTCGTTTGGAAGGCGGATGGAGCACAATGGCAGGAGAAGCGGGGGGGAAGCTTTCTGGAGGAGAGCGCCAGCGAATTGCCATCGCGCGGGCCATCCTGAAAAACGCACCCATTGTTATTTTGGATGAGGCGACGGCCTTCACCGACCCGGAAAATGAGAATAAACTGCAGAACTCAATTGCAATGCTCACAAAGGGAAAAACGCTTCTTGTGATCGCTCATCGCCTTTCTACGATAAAGCATGCAGACCAGATCATCTTAATCCATCAGGGGATAATTACCGCAAGCGGAACGCAGCAGGAACTGCTGGAAGGCAGCAGGATGTATCTGGATATGTGGCGGGCACATATCGGTGCGAAAAAGTGGGCTGCTACAGGGAAGAAGGTGACGGAGGCAGACAGCACCGAAGCCCTCGATATTGGTGCCGGAGGCAGCGTAGATGCAGATCGCAGGAAAGGGGTGATGGCAGGTGCTTAAGACAATGAGAAGAATTTTTCAATGGTGCGGATCGAGGAGGAACAGGCTTTATTGGGGATTTTTATGGTCTTTTCTGAGCGCAATGTTCACTGCCATGCCCATAATTGGTGCGGCTTACGCGTTGAACCTTATGCTGGAGCATCAGGCAGGCAGAAGGATCCTTACCCCTGTTTACAGCCTGTATTTTCTTATATTTATGGTAATTATGATCATGGGAAGATTCTTATTTTCCTATCTGCGGGCTGTCTTTCAGGACAGTGTGGGCCATGAAGTGACCGCTGAGGAGCG
This genomic window from Clostridiales bacterium contains:
- a CDS encoding ABC transporter ATP-binding protein — its product is MKEQRGTFRTIIQFAQDCKLKFILSVVFAVISVAGGLVPYVGVYQMILLFFEGSPSPDVILFWSGISALGYGLKLIFYGISTTLSHQSAYQILENIRFAIAQSLMSAPLGEVQSHPSGRIKNIIVDRVETIELPLAHMIPEGISNLLLPAAVFLYLIAIDWRLALAALICIPLGAAVYGVMMKNYNTQYAAYMEASNRVNSVIVEYIGGIQVIKAFNRSSGSYEKFADAVDSFKQFTLNWYQSTWKLMNLGGAVLPSTLLGILPMGMLLYLDGSLTPAELTLGMILSMSITAPVAWFTVAVNDWKSIEYAVKDINELLTLPSLPDTARNVPLSSYEVKLENVSFAYNKDGGDVLHDINIRLQEGSFNALVGPSGGGKSTIARLIARFWDVNGGSITIGGTDVRKMPLAQLARMISYVTQDTYLFNCSLLENIRLGRPGASDQEVMAAAEAAQCGEFISRLEGGWSTMAGEAGGKLSGGERQRIAIARAILKNAPIVILDEATAFTDPENENKLQNSIAMLTKGKTLLVIAHRLSTIKHADQIILIHQGIITASGTQQELLEGSRMYLDMWRAHIGAKKWAATGKKVTEADSTEALDIGAGGSVDADRRKGVMAGA